The proteins below are encoded in one region of Ursus arctos isolate Adak ecotype North America unplaced genomic scaffold, UrsArc2.0 scaffold_24, whole genome shotgun sequence:
- the RASL10B gene encoding ras-like protein family member 10B codes for MVSTYRVAVLGARGVGKSAIVRQFLYNEFSEACVPTTARRLYLPAVVMNGHVHDLQILDFPPISTFPVNTLQEWADACCRGLRSVHAYILVYDICCFDSFEYVKTIRQQILETRVIGTSETPIIIVGNKRDLQRGRVIPRWNVSHLVRKTWKCGYVECSAKYNWHILLLFSELLKSVGCARCKHVHAALRFQGALRRNRCAIM; via the exons ATGGTCTCCACCTACCGGGTGGCCGTGCTGGGGGCGCGAGGCGTGGGCAAAAGTGCCATCGTGCGCCAGTTCCTGTACAACGAGTTCAGCGAGGCCTGCGTGCCCACCACCGCCCGCCGCCTCTACCTGCCTGCCGTCGTCATGAACGGCCACGTGCACGACCTCCAGATCCTCGACTTCCCGCCCATCAGCACCTTCCCTGTCAACACGCTGCAG GAGTGGGCAGACGCCTGTTGCAGGGGCCTCCGGAGCGTCCACGCGTACATCCTGGTCTACGACATTTGCTGCTTTGACAGCTTTGAGTACGTCAAGACCATCCGCCAACAGATCCtagagacgag GGTGATCGGCACCTCGGAGACGCCCATCATCATCGTGGGCAACAAGCGGGACCTGCAGCGCGGGCGCGTGATCCCGCGCTGGAACGTGTCACACCTGGTGCGCAAGACCTGGAAGTGCGGCTACGTGGAGTGCTCGGCCAAGTACAACTGGCACATCCTGCTGCTCTTCAGCGAGCTGCTCAAGAGCGTCGGCTGCGCCCGCTGCAAGCACGTGCACGCCGCCCTGCGCTTCCAGGGCGCGCTGCGCCGCAACCGCTGCGCCATCATGTGA